The Proteiniphilum propionicum genome contains the following window.
CCGCCTGTAAGCACAAAATCGCCGATGGAGATCTCCCGAGTGATAAGATGTTCTCTTACACGGTAATCAACACCTTTGTAGTGGCCACACAATATAATAATATTTTGTTTAAGAGATAGCTCGTTGGCAGTAGCCTGAGTGAACTGTTCCCCATCTGGAGAGGTGAAAATCACCTCATCATACCGGCGCTGCGATTTCAAATAAGAGATAGCTCTGTCAATCGGTTCAATCTGCAACACCATTCCTGCTTCCCCGCCAAAAGGGTAATCATCTACCCGTCTATGCCTGTCGAGGCTGTAATCACGTAGGTTATGAAGGCCTATCTCTACAAGCCCCTTCTCCTGTGCCCGCTTCAGTATGCTCGTATAAAACGCACCTTCGATAATCTCTGGAAGCACTGTTATTACATCTATTCTCATTTTATCCGTAGGTAAAAGCCTTTCTGTTATTGTTTAGTTTCTATAATGATTATGCGCAAAAGATCAAAGATATTGTAATCGTCTCTCTACTATTGTTTAGTTTCCCCCTGCAGGAGGTGTAGTTGTATTTTGCTGCGATCCTTCACCTTGCATTAGATCTTCGTTAGAGATAGTCCTTTGTACCTTTTTCATAGATGCTTTCAGCTCACCGAAGCGATATGACACACTCAGGCGGATGCTCCGCATCGGGTAATGAAAAATATTTTCCTGCCAGAATCCTTCACCTGTTGTAGTTGAGGATATCTTCCGGTTTTTCGATAATACATCCTGCAGGTTGAGAGAAAGATCAAGTTTCTTGTTAAGGAAGCTCTTCATTAGGCTGAAAGAGTAGAAATAGAAGGGAGACTGCTTTGTCTGAAGCTGAATACGATTAAGAAACAAGCCGCCATTTGCACCAACTCTGAAATCACCGGGAAATGTAAAGGTAAGCCCTCCAAATGCTCGCCCGGAAAAACCGCTGTTCCGCAGCTCACTTTTTTCGGTACTCCGGATATCGGTATAATTTATACCACCATTCAGATATGTACGAACAACTTGGGTAGGCGTCCAGCTCACATACAGGTTTGTTCCCACCGTCTGATTTTTCCCTATATTGGCATAAGTATTGTGTGTAACGCCATTTTCAATAAAGCTGTACCCTGTCACCGCATTTCTGGCAAAAGCATAACTGAGCGTAACGTTGAAATTGAGTTTCTGCGAAAAGGCCCCGTAGTTAATATTGAAGTTATGCTGCTTTTCTGCGTCGAGATTGGGGTTCCCATAACTGATATTGTTAGGATCTACATCGTTCACATACGGATTCAGGTACCATATACCTGGACGGGAAATACGCATGTTGTAGCCGCCACGCAATGTACGGGTCATTCCCAGCTGATAGGAAAGTGTAACCGAGGGAACAAGATCAAAAAAATTGGTCTGCACTATCGTATCCAGCTGGCTACCCATAAAGTGGATCTCCTGTTGAG
Protein-coding sequences here:
- the trmD gene encoding tRNA (guanosine(37)-N1)-methyltransferase TrmD, with protein sequence MRIDVITVLPEIIEGAFYTSILKRAQEKGLVEIGLHNLRDYSLDRHRRVDDYPFGGEAGMVLQIEPIDRAISYLKSQRRYDEVIFTSPDGEQFTQATANELSLKQNIIILCGHYKGVDYRVREHLITREISIGDFVLTGGELVAAMIADAIVRVIPGAIGDEQSALSDTFQDGLLAPPVYTRPAEYKGWKVPDILLSGHERKIQEWRLEQSIERTKRLRPDLTE